The following nucleotide sequence is from Salmo salar chromosome ssa08, Ssal_v3.1, whole genome shotgun sequence.
gactgtaagagatacagagtgagaggatgttggatcaAGAAATCTGATATGAGCACCCTGCTATGGAGCATCTTCTGATTGGGCAAAGAGGGATTGCTTTGAGTACTATGCAAACATGTTAGTTGATTTGATTACTTGACACTCTTTCATGGTTTGATAATTCAAACATAAGGTCCCACACTTAAGACAACATTCATCTAGACCTGGGCCCGTACCTAGAAAGAGTCTCAAAGTAGAAGTGCTGATCAAGGATCAGGTCCTTATCTATCTACATAGTCTAATTCATtaggatctaaaaggcaaaaccattcagacagtagttcacagtgggctcacctcagtgagactgtgtgtggtcctgtgctgctcagctggttcctctgtgggttcaggaggaggtgtagtctggttgtcCTCCGTCACCATGGTCTCCTCAGggttccccagaccctcctcacAACCATCCTCCTTCACCAGCAGCACCTCTGGACCCTCATCCTCCTGGAAGAGACAGGTGATGcagattacacagacatacactccctcaggtacgtacacacagataataaacacactttcaacatggagtgtttatccatccccactacatgagtcctatactgtagttatagaatGACTTCACTGTTGTTAAACCCATCATGGTGGACATAAATATGATGGGTGGGTAAATATGAGTCAGCTATGATAAGTAAAAAGTAATCATCAGACAAACTTGACTAAACTATATAGAATTGTACAGTAAGTGTTATTGTGTAAGTATATTTAAGTGTATATTTGTTATAAAGCACTGTCAGGTGTATGCAGAATAGGGTGAGATCAGATGTGATGTATACTGACGAAAATCAATGAAAGTCTTGGAATTAAAAGTcccattttgtgtttattaaacataaacaagttttaaatacactatatatgaataccacatatacacatatcaacaaaaaatgtataactTGCATACATTTTCTCATGAAAAATGTATTGGAAAAACATTTTGTAGTTTAATAGAAGTAATGAAATAGACATTTGTGAACATCATATAGCCTACACAGTACAAACACAATATGTATCAGACTTTAGGATTATATATCACACAATGTCTGGATGCAATATTCTACCCAGGAATATTCAACAATGAAATCTGTTAATCCAAATGTATCTGTGGACCTTTTCTGCTGACAACCGTGAAAATGTAAATTTGTCTTTAATGCAGTGTTTGATGTAAATGTCAGAAGCTATAGAGTGGAATggtttttctgctggtgtatcctgaggtagctcctctctgagaacctcttcctGCAGTGAGTACAGGCAAACGGCCTCTCTCGCGTGTGGACCATATGGTGCCTCTTCAGCTGGTCCTGGCGGGAGAACCGcttctcacactgggggcagctgtagggtttctcccctgagtggaccctctggtgcctcttcaggtcacCAGCCTGGGCAAAGCACAcgtgacactgggtacagctgaagggtttctcCCCAGTGTGGACCCTCTTGTGGATCTCCACCTTCTGGgggcagctgaagcctttgttacagaacatgcagaggaaccgtttCTCTTTACTATTGCCTGATGTGGCTCCCCCTCCCTGAGCTCTAGACCTGTCgtttgagttcaatacctgatcgAAAAGGATGTGGCTGTGTGAATCAGAAGGCCCCATCGACGTGGACACTGGGTCGCGATCCCTGAACGCGTGTAAAAGGGAGTGGGTGGCGACATTTTGATTTGTCTCTAAGCTTTCCCTGTAGTCTAAGAAATCTCTGCCCTGCGAGTGTCCGTCTCCTAAGTGACCATTCCATGTGGGAGGTACATTGCCCTCCAATTTTACAGTCACCTCATCTACGACTAAACCCTCACTTTTCTTATCTAGACACCCTTCAGAGtacacactactactgtaccggttccattcccctctagacagatcagtctgtGTCTCTAAACCCAAGGGCATGTTACCAGGGTCCATCTCTGTAGCGTAAGAACAAGACAGATCATCAACGCCAGTGTCTAATGCGTCACCATCACCATCTCCATCTCCACGGGAATGATCCATCCTCTGGCTCTGGTGAAATACCGGTAGGTACTCTGAGCCGGAAGcaggaggacagcccagtctcccaagtctctctgggtctgatctGTGGTCAGATCCTGTGTGTAAGAGCCTGTGTGTTACAGTTAAAGTCTCGGTGTCTGTCTTTGACTTGAGGACGGCGTTCGGCGTTCCACTGACCTCCAAGATGCTGCGTCTGGTCCTGGCCTGGGGCACGGCAGCGGTGTGTAGGTCCTCCGTGGCTACAGGGGGCATCACCCCAGCCGCTGTTtcagtctggatgtctctgctgtgccgtgggtccttctctccttcagtcctctcCTGCTTGACCCCAGGACCTGCAGCCTCTGCATCTGCAGACTGACAAGAAGAGAGGAGGTTATTATCGGTACATGAGTTGAATTGGATAACAATGTGGTAGTGAAGTCTCAAAGTCTCCTATGGCAAATAGATGAATAGCTGACTAAAAACGGGCCACATTTGATGTACTGTCACTGTTAATGTTACATTATGACACTAACCTCTATCACGATAACgtgctgggttgaggttccactcccctcatcaacagtgattggttggtcatctctccatgtattgtgtcctgctggcttcacaaagctcctgtggcctccagtgagatgtccttcacctgagagagtGATTGGGGGAAACGGGTGGTTAAGTTAGGTACTGTCAATGCTATATTGTGCACTTGACACTGTCTACATGTGTCCCTTCTCATAAATTCTTGACATactatttattgattgattgattatgttCCATGCATTACATATTTTAATTGAGTATGACAATAGGAAATTCAGTAAATCAAGAATCTGGTTAGAATATGATAATATGAATTGAGTTAGAATATAATATTGTGTCTCTGTGTTAGAATAATTCATTCTTAATTGACCTGCctggtaaatacatttttttgcaagATAGCTAAGTAATCAGGGGAAGTACTACATCAGTTCCGGCCCCAGGCACAAGTGACATAAGCGGTCACTTAGGGGCCCCATCCACTAGTGCCCCCCCAAAAAGTATATATGGagtgccttgagaaagtattgacaccccttgactttttccacattttgttgtgttacagcctgaatttaaaattaacTAAAcctggatttttgggggggtcactggtctacaaacaataccccataatgtcaaagtggaattatgttttgggGATTTTTTTAAAACAAATTAAATTAAGAGAGTAAAGTAATAAGTATTcaagcataaataagttcaggataaacattttcttaacaggtcacataataagttgtatggactcactttgtgtgcaataatagtgtttaacattcttttttttaatgaataactcatctctgtaccccacacatagaattatctgtaaggtctcagTCGAAGAAGTGAATtgaaaacacagattcaaccacaaagaccagggaggttttcgaaataccttgcaaagaagggcacttattggtagatggataaaaaaaaactaaacatgcattgaatatccctttgaacatggtgaagttatgaattacactttgaatggtgtatcaatacacccagtcactacaaagatacaggtgcccttactaactcagttgccaaagaggaagaaaaccgcttatggtttaatgactgtgataggaaaaactgaggatggatcaacaacatcagtctgctttccaacagacacagggagattaatttacctttcagcaggacaataaccttaaacacaaggacaaatctgcactggagttgcttaccaagaagacagtgaatgttcctgagtggctgtgTTTAATTttcttaaatctatggcaagaagaACTGAAAACTACAACAACTTATTTGAACAACAAcctatttgacagagcttgaaccaTTTTTAATAAttagcaaatgttgcacaatccaggtgtggaatgcttttagagacttacccagaaagactcacagctgtcatcgctgccaaaggtaagtctacaaagtattgactcaggggtgtgaatacttgtgtaaattagatatttctgtatttcattttcaatacatttgctaagattttcaaaaacatgttttcagtttgttattatggtgtagtgtgtagattggtgagaagCAATTataattaaatccattttgaattcatgctgtaacacaacaaaatgtggaataagccaagtggtatgaatacttgaacggccagtttattaggtatagCGCCTCATTCACGAAAATGTGACAACGGAAGGCAGGCTTCATAAGTGCCGCACACACCActtggaggcagtatgcattttgaaaacattttcTGTACCCCATGGCAAcacgtgtagaattgcaggaaattaactctaaAACATTCTCTGCCCTCCAACTTTTGCGTATGGCCCCCAAAAGGTTAGGGCCAGCCCCAGCGCTGCCAGAAAACGTGTGGCGAGACAGTATTTGTCCCAGTACTTTTCAATTtcaaagcagcagcagcaacaaatgCGTTTACCAGACATATTCATTAGTTAATGTCATagaaaaaatgttttgcaacggaaaagaAAGCAGACGTTTCTTTTTGGACAAGTTTTCATAGTACCTCCCccaatttcagcctgttttcctCCGTTTTGTCTAGTGACGCGGTAGCCCCATGCTTGTTGTGACAGGTGGATTCActtgtcagtcacagtggtctccTAGCTACAGCCTCCAAAGCCTCATCAACCACTCCTCTCAACAACTAGTTTGGTTGCACCAGCACCTCGTCAAAGacggtacagtatgaagataggcagaAACGGCTTatccaatagaaatccctgatCACGCATGTAGGCGACGTCATTGCAACGTTGGCTAGCTTTACTCATGCGCAGAAATAtgtagtcgaggtaatatgtacatgtaggtagagttaaagtgactatgcatagataataaacagagtagcagcagcataacagagaggaggggggaagggggggacaatggaaatagtctgggtagccatttgattagctgttcaggagtcttatggcttaggggtagaagctgttaagaaaacttttggacctagacttggtgctccggtaccacttgctgtgcggtagcagagagaacagtcgatGACTAGggtgaccatttttagggccttcctctgacaccgcctggcatagtggtcctggaaggcaggaagcttggccccagtgatgtactgggccgttagcactaccctctgtagtgccttgcggtcggaggccgagcagttgccatagcaggcagtgatgcaaccagtcaggatgctctcgatggtgcagctgtagaactttttgaggatccatgccaaatcttttcagtctccttagggggaataggctttgttccagaaacagcctacccgaccactcggaggcgtccgcatggtcctaaagcacaccgttgcctcgttttgtatcacattccaatgataaaactgggggggacaaaaatgcaatttcagaatgtggaggGGACGTGTGTCCCCAGTGATAGTTGCATCCCCTGATTTAGACTCAGAGAATAAATGTGTTTGGCACAGGATAAAGATTAAACGATCTGCTGCTGCTACCCAAGATCAAGGGATACTGAAGTTCCTGAAAAGGTTAGTCAGCCAGTTTATTAGTCCAGTAATGTTTGTTTGCATAATATTTTATTTCCACTGCTGGTGATTATTCAAATGTTTCTGGAGCAAATTTCCCTGCCTTAAAAGTAAAAAACCTACAAATTCCACCACAGCGCAGTCTACACAGACAATGTGAACACATTTGTCCAACCATAACAGATGCATAGCTAATGCAGAAAGAGAGAATTGCTGGATTCTAGCACCACCATAACCTTCGCAAATACAGAGATAGGCAGCCATCAGGGCGTCAGTCTTGATTACCAAAGTAATTTTCCAATtgtttcgttctgaacagaaccatccTTTTTTTGGTtccgttccactgttccgaccagcaaaatacATTTGTGAACCGGTTCGGACCAAAGAAAAATACCGGATTATATACTTCCTTTTTAAACCTATGAAATATAATTTTGTTATTTTCcggttttctgttctgttccctgaactggTAATGCAGGTTTGGTTAGAAGAGTGCAATAGAATGAGTGATATTCAATAAAATATACTGAAAAGGGGGATATTATTTTCAATTAAACTTTAGAAAGTAGTTGATTTAATGATTGAATATATGGATTTTACAGGCAATCAGTTCCTACAGTGAGCACCAGGAAACCAATCTCTGGTGGGACAGATTGAgcccaggacaacaacacaaggtTAGTGGTTTTATGACTTACACATAAAAAACTGTTACAAAGTATACTGtgagtgttaaatgtaaccctgccttacataaAGATTACAGAATGAATAATTGCAGAAGAGCACTGTAATTAGATGAACAAATAGGTTTCGTGACATTAAATTAAGACTTTCAAACCTGTCTGCTTAACATTGTGTATAGAGTGAAATGAATATTTAAAGACATTGTAACCATTCTTTGCATAACGCTCAGCCCTGCTATAGTAGTTCACTAAACTACAGAGCATGGTGTCCATTAAAGTTGTCTTCTCTGGCTCTTTTGATATCTGATTTAGAATGAATAACAACAAGGTTTGCGGTAGTTTGAAAGGGTTTGATCCACCTTAGGCCAGGAGTGTTTCCAATTCACATGACCCCAAAAAGTCCAAGCCCTATAGTCATAACACAGATGAAAAGGGAAGCTATCTATAACAATATTTTGTCATAGCCTAGGAATAGGACCCAGAGTTttacctgaccaggaaaaactcaaaACAATCAACCCGTCTATTGCATACTATCCAAAAACGGACCAAGTCACAATTCTGGGTAACATCTGAACACATGCGCAGAGGGGAGCTGGACAATTTATGcaaaatgtacctcttgccattcctcTGTATCGGTCGAGGATCTTGACACTACTGGGACGACTGGTAAGGACGCGCTCCCGTGCCACCTTCAGTTCCAATATCTGTAGTTTCCGCCGCAATcccctgttttctttctggctttgagacatttccaaacgaaacactgcatagtcgtcgtctacgagtttacagatctctgccacggctgcattcgctagcacctctatgatggaggctatttgagtgtgaaaacccATACAATTAACGTTAGCCATTGTTGTTAGCGGCTACCTAGCTAAATAACATCTATCAACCAAGTCCTGTCTCCAACGCGAATTAATAACTACCTGAGGTAAGTATGTAATGCTGTGCATTTAAATTAGTCATATTTTGAGTTCCATTGTGTTAATAAACTTCTAAATAACAATAAAACCGCTAACGTGGAAATGGTTATTGGTCACTGTTTACTTCtgtttactactactacttcttctttgATGAAGTTTAACGgcagttggcatccaataaatgttgccttaccgccacctactagactggagtataactcccttatactttgctttaaacaattgtttaataagaataatacaacaaataccctaccatctaacactacactcacacaaaaattaaataataataataaaaacatactccactatttaaaatctatttagtcctactccaggccaacagcctgaaaggatgggacaccaccacttaacacaccctgtaactcttctgatgtcaagtctcacacacccaaatacctctctgcagctgccaccacaaaaaTCCAATATTACTGAAACATATCACTTGTTGgtttatccctctgtactggtacagatctacaactcacaccactcctctcaggatcaccccccttgacccatcttcctctactttcttcactgccttagCATAAAACAACTCtgaccctggaaacctcaacctgcctctctcacactggacatttctgatccccagccccatgggcacccctacaattaacacatagcACTACTTttcccaatgctacacattcctttgtctcatgcccttccgcacacttctcacacctaggaacctccctaCACACTGCTGTCACATGCCCATTAGCTTGACACCTGTATTAACATAATGTATTCAGCACAAAAGCTCATACAGGATAACttatatcctaacatcactttgttgggcaaagactcaacatcaaaactcagAAGAACAGAAAATGACTTCTGTTTCTTCACTCATGCCACCCTGTCTGCGTCCCACCAAGCaacgagcatcacaaacaccggaatttttatttttttatttaaccaggtaaccaggttgagaacaagttctcatttacaactgcgacctggccaagataaaacaaagcagtgcgacaaaaacaacaacacagagttatacatgggataaacaaatgtgcagtcaataacacaacagaagaagaaaaaaatagaaGAATCTATGTACAACGTGTGCAAATATAGAAGAGTAGGGTGGTAGGTAATAAATacgccatagaggcaaaataattacaatttagcattaacactggagtgattcatgtgcatatgatgatgtgcaagtagagatactggggtgcaagatggtaagtaataatatggggatgaggtagttgggtttgctatttacagattggctgtgtacaggtacagtgatcggtaagctgctctagcagctgatgcttaaagttagagagggagataagactccagcttcagtgatttttgcaattcattacagtcattggcagcagagaactggaaggaaaggcggccaaaggaagtgttggctttggggatgaccggtgaaatatacctgctggagcgcgtgctacgggtgggtgtttctatggtgaccagtgagctgagataaggcgaggcATCCTCGATTCCTCGATTCGCAGACCGTGCCACCCAGTATTGCGCTCTCACTTTGACCCACATTCAAGTGTCTAATTCAGTTTACACTGAACATAAATGACCTTATTTGTTGGCGTCAAAGCTCAAGGGGTGTGGTTAAATTAAAAAGGCAGGCGCGCTGTTGTTCGAATTACGGTAGTGCTATtacgggtgtgttcgtaaattcactctagctatctactccgatttcagagaactatcgtctgagtgtgccagagcgcagaataactgatgaatttactaacgcgcaacacctgttgaatatgaccAATGTCATTAAACATCGGCAAAAAaagtaattcaattgttgccagcagcacagttacagtcgcCAACGCTCTagatcaggggcggaaatcccgggggggacgggggtgacacgacccccccatcctgggaaaaatatgatttgtcccccccaatatatcactgaaacataactatgtaatttaaataatattaataatatgcaatgaaagcaattgtgctgattatagacacttaatagcgcgtttttaagtttcaaaagattgcgacgcccccccaccctttgcctcacaatggtttgatccactgccagttccttatttggcaaggtaacagaggggtggtatccactgtctgaaaggcactcaatgaacgtaactgacgtgaggttaatccagtcaatcgcgcacacacactagctgaatatgcagagctagcgagcaaatatgaactattaagctagctagtacctattccatttatgtggcctcgtcaaagatggaatctttgctatcgtcaatttattccaagatcagcatgcagatgatgtaagttagtgcttcaaagtccctgtgataaggttagcgataaactgaagtccaaactgaacagaactacactctcttctaccattgtcttaaatatatttaatggtctcgttgcaaaagctaaattgtcgcaagggaacttttatttatttatttattttatttcacctttatttaacccgggtagcaaagattatagcaaacaccactgaaacggaattggtgctcgctagctttgcaaattcagctattgttggaagccagccaatatgaaacaaactattaaaattcctaaaggttgcagcatatgttgtgtaaatggtgaactcatacagctgtcaactcttgtcattttaatccgtttcacatttgttagctaccttttagatcgaatcccaaatagaatgataaaagatatgatagaagcccatctcctactgtaaataacctacatactgtgtgtgtgtgtagccagccagccaggtagaaaaatggcagaaaaataaaagacggacatcagagtatttttcagtacaccaaaacgcaaagtaagaactctagtagcctaatatctcaaagactagttgataaaatgttcataagaaagaaatgaaattctaatggaaatgtttcgcaatgatgtcattaggcagagcaggcaacagatggcacacagacagcagagttggggacagatatgcagggacagactggcagagacagggagtctcaggtaagtttgttgagtctttgtttggcaacattatgaaaggttctcaatttttttgacttgtaaaataggaacataattggaaaatgccatggatacccccactctcaacttaaactggtgactgaactaagatttgttaaaggcaatggtattgctgttgtgattagttgtgtagttttgggtacaggtagttaggagtacggcaaacaccttatttctttggttcctcaatatacatttaccatattacaatgtaggctatgtgttacagcactacttttggtgtccccctcaggaattgctcttgagaaaatttcatgtaattgtcccctccaaagttgatatcagattttcgcccctgctctagataacatgaaaacagcctaactagCTTGGGTgagaaaatggtcagagtgaggtgttctctcatttatgtctggaagtagctagctaactttatttagccagttagcttgggtgcggttgtgaggtcagaacgcttggTTCAAttctactcctcggccagagcgtccagtgtacgGACTAAGGTTCTATTTGCATTTTTCGTCAAAATTAagttattgacatagccttgttctgttcagTGTTCTCTACCTAAGATAGTACTCTAAATACCCAAATAAATTTTAttaagttcaaaagaatacaaTATCAAAATTGCTGGCACCATTCAAAACAATGAGGATTCGGGAACTTTAAAGacaattatctcagaatcatcgttttgcagatagaaccttatactCCTAAGTTCTTACATCAAATCTCTACCTTTCAATGCCAGAGCAAACTGGTTTAGAAAGAACAGTGTGTTGGCAAGAATAGTGcagaaaattatattattttattccATCTACTCAGTAAGGTAAATATTAAAGTGTCCTTGTTCTAGCCTAGGTTTACTGTCTCTaaacacaaatatttacacaagccTGTTTCAAATGACAAGTTAACAGAGGGTTAATAAGGGGTATGTGGTTAATTACCCTCCTAAACAGAAGTTAAAGGCccattgcagtcaaaaacgtgatttacctgtgttttatatacatttccacactgAAGTTGTAATAATACTGTGTagttacatacagacttgaaatcattggccactctaacaaatggatcactagtcactttattaatgccactttaataatgatgtttacatatcttgcattactcatctcaaatgtatatactgtattttgtaccatctattgcatcttacctatgccactcggccattgatcatccatatatttatatgtacatattcttattccatccctttacttagatttgtgtgtattaggtagttgttgtggaattgttagattacttgttgacattgctgcactgtcggaactagaagcacaagcatttcgctacactcgcaataacatttgctaaccatgggcgtgtgaccaataaaatttgatttgataattgtgaaaattatgataatgccctttgtgtaagagctgtttgaaaatacatttctgtctgttttggtgggatggagttttggccttccatggtgacatcaccatgctgtaaattagttaatagatcaTTTTCAATTAAACGTCACAAtacggggcctcccgagtggcacagcggtctaaggctgcatcgcagtgctagaggtgttactacagacccgggttcattccCGGGCTAGCAAAGCAAACACAATTTATCTTGCTTCATCAGAGATTAGGCTTTTGGAAAGGGCTTGACATCAGCACTATAGATGGCATGCAAATCAAACAATATTTGGatatagccatctagtttatcccctggaagttagcttgttaaccagccatattgacgtgatctcTTATTAGCTTGCTAGCCAATTTGATGTGGTCCATCATACAATGTAGCCTATatcatgtctgtcagcagcaatcGTGATTAAACACTCTTATaaacaatgttgaaaaggggatCATGTTAGCT
It contains:
- the LOC106610099 gene encoding zinc finger protein 148-like; this translates as MANVNCMGFHTQIASIIEVLANAAVAEICKLVDDDYAVFRLEMSQSQKENRGLRRKLQILELKVARERVLTSRPSSVKILDRYRGMARGEGHLTGGHRSFVKPAGHNTWRDDQPITVDEGSGTSTQHVIVIESADAEAAGPGVKQERTEGEKDPRHSRDIQTETAAGVMPPVATEDLHTAAVPQARTRRSILEVSGTPNAVLKSKTDTETLTVTHRLLHTGSDHRSDPERLGRLGCPPASGSEYLPVFHQSQRMDHSRGDGDGDGDALDTGVDDLSCSYATEMDPGNMPLGLETQTDLSRGEWNRYSSSVYSEGCLDKKSEGLVVDEVTVKLEGNVPPTWNGHLGDGHSQGRDFLDYRESLETNQNVATHSLLHAFRDRDPVSTSMGPSDSHSHILFDQVLNSNDRSRAQGGGATSGNSKEKRFLCMFCNKGFSCPQKVEIHKRVHTGEKPFSCTQCHVCFAQAGDLKRHQRVHSGEKPYSCPQCEKRFSRQDQLKRHHMVHTRERPFACTHCRKRFSERSYLRIHQQKNHSTL